In Deltaproteobacteria bacterium, the following are encoded in one genomic region:
- a CDS encoding outer membrane beta-barrel domain-containing protein, with protein MRNLLAAVAVAVVLLPGVSARADGPASGLSTLAVQNRTHNHRHEFGLQVGVLPMDAFTKGITAGASYSFHFSELIGWEVVQAAYSFGVDTHLVKDLEALDVRPTPFERVEWYATSNFLFKPLYWKGAALNKSLMYGEMYLSAGGGLGRLTRSFRPVAEVGIGVRLYASELLSFRIDIRDMAFFTLSDFQNELWIGLGMSI; from the coding sequence ATGCGAAACCTGCTCGCAGCGGTCGCCGTCGCGGTCGTGCTGCTTCCTGGCGTCTCCGCGCGCGCCGATGGCCCGGCCTCCGGCCTGAGCACCCTGGCGGTCCAGAACCGGACTCACAACCACCGCCACGAGTTCGGCCTCCAGGTGGGCGTGCTGCCGATGGACGCCTTCACCAAGGGCATCACCGCCGGAGCCTCCTACTCCTTCCACTTCTCCGAGCTGATCGGCTGGGAGGTGGTGCAGGCGGCCTACTCCTTCGGGGTGGACACCCACCTGGTGAAGGACCTCGAGGCCCTCGACGTGCGCCCCACCCCCTTCGAGCGGGTCGAGTGGTACGCCACCAGCAACTTCCTCTTCAAGCCGCTCTACTGGAAGGGCGCCGCCCTCAACAAGTCGCTGATGTATGGCGAGATGTACCTCTCGGCGGGTGGTGGCCTCGGCCGCCTGACCCGCTCCTTCCGCCCGGTCGCCGAGGTGGGGATCGGGGTCAGGCTCTACGCCTCCGAGCTACTCTCCTTCCGGATCGATATCCGCGACATGGCCTTCTTCACTCTCTCGGACTTCCAAAATGAGCTCTGGATTGGTCTTGGGATGTCGATCTAG
- a CDS encoding AgmX/PglI C-terminal domain-containing protein: protein PKKKKPKKKKPKKKLVKKKEPKQDPTEAKAKIPKRLRQRLQKRLKQAPGGGGAKSILNALKSPVQGEGTTLKEVVSNIDAIKGGGSSSAMKIAGTLSGLPGGGVNLAKGGSTEVGTLGGTEVAGSGVGKLKGRGRGKVRGSVSSVRALAKVTGQLSREEVLQVINSKMGVIQGCYEKALTKHPTLSGKITFEWTVRTSGSVGSAREKSSTMGNAQVSQCILRVIRGMKFPKPRGGEVVIAYPFMFRSVSS from the coding sequence CCCAAGAAGAAGAAACCCAAGAAGAAGAAGCCCAAGAAGAAGCTGGTCAAGAAGAAGGAGCCCAAGCAGGACCCCACCGAGGCCAAGGCCAAGATCCCCAAGCGCCTGCGTCAGCGGCTGCAGAAGCGCCTCAAGCAGGCTCCGGGGGGCGGCGGCGCCAAGTCGATCCTGAACGCCCTGAAGTCTCCGGTGCAGGGCGAGGGCACGACCCTCAAGGAGGTCGTGTCCAACATCGACGCGATCAAGGGCGGCGGCTCCTCCAGCGCGATGAAGATCGCCGGCACCCTCTCGGGGCTGCCGGGCGGCGGGGTGAACCTCGCGAAGGGCGGCAGCACCGAGGTGGGAACCCTCGGTGGCACCGAGGTGGCCGGCAGCGGCGTGGGCAAGCTCAAGGGCCGGGGCCGCGGCAAGGTCCGCGGCAGCGTCTCCAGCGTCCGGGCCCTGGCGAAGGTCACCGGCCAGCTCTCTCGCGAAGAGGTGCTGCAGGTCATCAACAGCAAGATGGGCGTCATCCAGGGCTGCTACGAGAAGGCCCTGACCAAGCACCCCACCCTCTCCGGCAAGATCACCTTCGAGTGGACCGTGCGCACCTCCGGCAGCGTCGGCAGCGCACGGGAGAAGTCCAGCACGATGGGCAACGCTCAGGTGTCGCAGTGCATCCTTCGGGTCATCCGCGGTATGAAGTTCCCGAAACCTCGGGGAGGTGAGGTGGTCATCGCCTACCCCTTCATGTTCCGCAGCGTGTCCTCCTGA
- a CDS encoding protein kinase — translation MAGTSQRYQVLRHLATGGMAEIWLARQRGLEGFEKLVVLKRILPHLLANKEFIQMFVDEGRLAAQLSHPNIVQIFDLGKMNSSLFIAMEFVQGENLRYLQKRIGERGHSAMPVAYAAKVISQACEALYYAHTKADTKGQPLDLVHRDLSPANILLSYQGQVKIVDFGIAKAASHIRETRVGMVKGHYGYMSPEQCSGQPLDHRSDIFSLGIVLWEMITGQRLYSHETDLATVKAICETTPAKPSSIRANVPAELEAIVMRALEKKPGDRFKDCHRMHMALERFLHGQGSPITPVHLARFMKSLFPDRLEAWLKVIQSGGEAEFDSETVDSLSYVFNMGTPSQAREPAMAEAPAPAAPEEEDDEEEGEETRQVQVSQELLAAMTTKAPVVTDGVGPGIAPKGIHVEILVGDRVMRTVELPDEAVVGSGPRAHLRAAGDKTVAEKHAVLHRDGDTIMLTTTGGPVDVNGERVDFAVLGPEDTVAAGRFTFRVRPASNKAPAAAHTGSDATMVVDRPPELAADPLGAARPPLAEEMATDPASQLGHALQQPETRHERAPSAPVEDTAAREEKAARKAAAQAAKEEKARKAREEKERKAQAKAAARIEKEKARTGTEPKIKRPILPQPRPPAATDLDLSGLPPDGSAIDIYRDDPEDDDLEVGQPSYFPVQQIVGGSEVAALTLGDERVDAQSGPVAEVLHLQQEVVQSAAILTAGKKFKHPSERKPLAKMRKGGCRVNVPAGVSAVHFHGEFGQGDAVAGPASVDLATLDRLELALDDGHYRIRVFRPAAPPEAVKDAFATRLWATCAGLAAAAHFLGFFALVMVQTLDLFYLPVANTELAEQFAEGKLSDDKPKKKKPKKK, via the coding sequence GTGGCAGGAACCTCCCAGCGCTACCAGGTGCTCCGGCACCTCGCCACTGGCGGCATGGCCGAGATCTGGCTGGCGCGCCAGCGCGGCCTCGAGGGCTTCGAGAAGCTCGTCGTCCTCAAGCGCATCCTGCCCCACCTGCTCGCCAACAAGGAGTTCATCCAGATGTTCGTGGACGAGGGGAGGCTGGCCGCCCAGCTCTCTCACCCGAACATCGTGCAGATCTTCGACCTGGGGAAGATGAACTCCTCGCTCTTCATCGCCATGGAGTTCGTCCAGGGCGAGAACCTGCGCTACCTCCAGAAGCGGATCGGCGAGCGCGGCCACAGCGCGATGCCGGTGGCCTACGCCGCCAAGGTCATCTCCCAGGCCTGTGAGGCGCTCTACTACGCCCACACCAAGGCCGACACCAAGGGCCAGCCCCTCGACCTCGTCCACCGCGATCTCTCCCCGGCGAACATCCTGCTCTCCTACCAGGGGCAGGTGAAGATCGTCGACTTCGGCATCGCCAAGGCCGCGTCGCACATCCGCGAGACGCGGGTGGGGATGGTCAAGGGCCACTACGGCTACATGTCGCCGGAGCAGTGCTCCGGGCAGCCCCTCGATCACCGCTCGGACATCTTCTCCCTGGGCATCGTGCTCTGGGAGATGATCACCGGCCAGCGGCTCTACTCGCACGAGACCGATCTGGCGACGGTGAAGGCCATCTGCGAGACCACGCCGGCGAAGCCCTCCTCGATCCGGGCGAACGTCCCGGCCGAGCTCGAGGCCATCGTGATGCGGGCTCTCGAGAAGAAGCCCGGCGATCGCTTCAAGGACTGCCACCGGATGCACATGGCCCTGGAGCGCTTCCTCCACGGCCAGGGCTCGCCCATCACGCCGGTGCACCTCGCCCGCTTCATGAAGAGCCTCTTCCCCGATCGCCTCGAGGCCTGGCTGAAGGTCATCCAGAGCGGCGGGGAGGCCGAGTTCGACTCCGAGACCGTCGACTCCCTCTCCTACGTCTTCAACATGGGCACCCCCTCCCAGGCGCGCGAGCCCGCGATGGCCGAGGCCCCGGCGCCCGCTGCCCCGGAGGAGGAGGACGACGAGGAGGAGGGAGAGGAGACCCGCCAGGTCCAGGTCTCTCAGGAGCTGCTGGCGGCCATGACCACCAAGGCCCCGGTGGTCACCGACGGCGTCGGCCCGGGGATCGCGCCCAAGGGCATCCACGTCGAGATCCTCGTCGGCGACCGGGTGATGCGCACCGTCGAGCTCCCCGATGAGGCCGTCGTGGGCTCGGGGCCTCGCGCGCACCTGCGCGCCGCCGGCGACAAGACGGTGGCCGAGAAGCACGCCGTCCTCCACCGGGACGGTGACACGATCATGCTGACGACCACCGGCGGTCCGGTGGACGTGAACGGGGAGCGGGTGGACTTCGCGGTCCTCGGCCCCGAGGACACCGTCGCCGCCGGCCGCTTCACCTTCCGGGTGCGCCCCGCGAGCAACAAGGCCCCCGCCGCGGCCCACACCGGCTCGGACGCCACCATGGTGGTCGACCGGCCGCCCGAGCTCGCCGCGGATCCCCTCGGCGCCGCCCGGCCCCCGCTGGCCGAGGAGATGGCGACGGATCCCGCCAGCCAGCTCGGCCACGCCCTGCAGCAGCCCGAGACGCGCCACGAGCGCGCCCCCTCCGCCCCGGTCGAGGACACGGCGGCCCGGGAGGAGAAGGCCGCGCGCAAGGCCGCCGCGCAGGCGGCCAAGGAAGAGAAGGCCCGCAAGGCCCGCGAGGAGAAGGAGCGCAAGGCGCAGGCGAAGGCCGCGGCCCGCATCGAGAAGGAGAAGGCCCGGACCGGCACCGAGCCCAAGATCAAGAGGCCGATCCTGCCGCAGCCGCGGCCGCCGGCGGCCACCGACCTCGACCTCTCCGGCCTGCCACCCGACGGCAGCGCCATCGACATCTACCGGGACGATCCCGAGGACGACGACCTCGAGGTCGGGCAGCCCTCCTACTTCCCGGTGCAGCAGATCGTCGGCGGCAGCGAGGTCGCCGCCCTCACCCTCGGTGACGAGCGGGTGGACGCCCAGAGCGGCCCGGTGGCCGAGGTGCTCCACCTCCAGCAGGAGGTGGTCCAGAGCGCCGCGATCCTCACCGCCGGCAAGAAGTTCAAGCACCCCTCCGAGAGGAAACCGCTCGCCAAGATGAGGAAGGGCGGCTGCCGCGTGAACGTGCCGGCCGGCGTCAGCGCGGTGCACTTCCACGGCGAGTTCGGCCAGGGTGACGCGGTCGCCGGCCCGGCCAGCGTCGATCTCGCCACCCTCGATCGCCTCGAGCTCGCCCTCGACGACGGGCACTACCGGATCCGGGTCTTCCGCCCGGCGGCGCCGCCCGAGGCGGTGAAGGACGCCTTCGCCACCCGGCTCTGGGCGACCTGCGCGGGCCTCGCCGCGGCGGCGCACTTCCTGGGCTTCTTCGCCCTGGTGATGGTGCAGACCCTCGACCTCTTCTACCTGCCGGTCGCCAACACCGAGCTGGCCGAGCAGTTCGCCGAGGGCAAGCTGTCCGACGACAAGCCCAAGAAGAAGAAACCCAAGAAGAAGAA
- a CDS encoding biopolymer transporter ExbD, whose amino-acid sequence MQVKKKKAPALMLTSLLDMFTIILIFLIVSFEAEDYDFKLNPDLTLPESSAQSVFKPAVNMSITPDAIIVEDKKVYALQKGKATAEDYQAGQIDPVVEVLEAIFLEKNPPGGDQAADEEEDADPEAEAEDPATEEEEAGTIVLMQGDKNLDYQTLYLVMRSARIAGFSKYRLAIMKK is encoded by the coding sequence ATGCAGGTCAAGAAGAAGAAGGCGCCGGCCCTGATGCTGACGAGCCTCCTCGACATGTTCACGATCATCCTGATCTTCCTGATCGTGAGCTTCGAGGCCGAGGACTACGACTTCAAGCTGAACCCCGACCTCACCCTGCCCGAGTCCTCGGCGCAGAGCGTCTTCAAGCCCGCGGTGAACATGTCGATCACCCCCGACGCGATCATCGTCGAGGACAAGAAGGTCTACGCCCTGCAGAAGGGCAAGGCCACGGCCGAGGACTACCAGGCCGGTCAGATCGACCCGGTGGTGGAGGTCCTCGAGGCCATCTTCCTCGAGAAGAACCCCCCGGGCGGCGACCAGGCCGCCGACGAGGAAGAGGACGCCGACCCCGAGGCGGAGGCGGAGGATCCCGCCACCGAGGAGGAGGAGGCGGGCACCATCGTCCTGATGCAGGGCGACAAGAACCTCGACTACCAGACGCTCTACCTGGTGATGCGCTCGGCCCGCATCGCCGGGTTCTCCAAGTACCGGCTGGCGATCATGAAGAAATGA
- a CDS encoding biopolymer transporter ExbD, translated as MFSKFRKAKEAEDLNLIPIMNLMMTLIPFLLLGAAFYHIGVIPTSLPTHTPEGTNEPEKTEIVTLNLQVDEASVELSASASGLSEQELEALGGTFPRGKDGFDLPAIQAAVLNVKTNYPKSDTMIVLPSEAVVYQDLVSILDVTRERIIKAEGKDDVHEPLFPVTVFSRLIRPDPDAEGASTEEPAEEPAP; from the coding sequence ATGTTCTCCAAGTTCCGCAAGGCGAAAGAGGCCGAGGATCTGAACCTGATCCCCATCATGAACCTCATGATGACCCTCATTCCCTTCCTGCTCCTCGGGGCGGCCTTCTACCACATCGGCGTGATCCCCACCTCGCTGCCCACCCACACCCCGGAGGGGACCAACGAGCCCGAGAAGACCGAGATCGTCACCCTGAACCTGCAGGTGGACGAGGCCTCGGTGGAACTCTCGGCCTCCGCCAGTGGTCTGAGTGAGCAGGAGCTCGAGGCGCTCGGCGGGACCTTCCCCAGGGGGAAGGATGGCTTCGATCTCCCGGCCATCCAGGCAGCGGTGCTGAACGTCAAGACCAACTATCCCAAGAGCGACACGATGATCGTCCTCCCCTCCGAGGCGGTCGTCTACCAGGATCTGGTGAGCATCCTGGACGTCACCCGGGAGCGGATCATCAAGGCCGAGGGCAAGGACGACGTCCACGAGCCCCTCTTCCCGGTCACCGTCTTCTCCCGCCTGATCCGGCCGGACCCCGACGCCGAGGGCGCGAGCACGGAAGAGCCGGCCGAGGAGCCTGCGCCGTGA
- a CDS encoding MotA/TolQ/ExbB proton channel family protein: MSTILEYLSRGGWMMYVILIVSILGTTVFAERAFNLFLLRKLDIRRFMATVVGHVEARRFRQAVDACSVNTRHPVVDVVRAGLLRANRREKEIERAMEKEMIGALPHLQKRVGLLGLLANTATLLGLLGTIFGLIAAFASVAAASAAERQTALADGISQAMYTTAFGIVVAVPLLFFHHFLSERSEKIVLEVEDGASQLMVALTGTVREMQAPSPTSGSSESHRGVA, from the coding sequence ATGAGCACCATTCTTGAGTACCTGAGTCGTGGCGGATGGATGATGTACGTCATCCTGATCGTCTCCATCCTGGGGACCACCGTCTTCGCGGAGCGCGCCTTCAACCTCTTCCTCCTGCGCAAGCTGGACATCCGCCGCTTCATGGCGACGGTGGTCGGCCACGTGGAGGCCCGCCGCTTCCGCCAGGCCGTGGACGCCTGCTCGGTGAACACCCGCCACCCCGTGGTGGACGTCGTCCGCGCCGGCCTCCTGCGCGCCAACCGGCGCGAGAAGGAGATCGAGCGAGCGATGGAGAAGGAGATGATCGGCGCCCTGCCCCACCTGCAGAAGCGCGTCGGCCTCCTGGGTCTGCTGGCCAACACCGCCACCCTCCTCGGGCTGCTCGGCACCATCTTCGGCCTCATCGCGGCCTTCGCCAGCGTCGCGGCCGCCAGCGCCGCCGAGCGGCAGACCGCCCTGGCCGACGGCATCTCCCAGGCCATGTACACGACCGCCTTCGGCATCGTCGTGGCGGTGCCCCTCCTCTTCTTCCACCACTTCCTCTCGGAGCGCTCCGAGAAGATCGTCCTCGAGGTGGAGGATGGCGCCAGCCAGCTGATGGTCGCCCTCACCGGCACCGTCCGCGAGATGCAGGCCCCCTCGCCCACCAGCGGCTCCTCCGAGAGCCACCGGGGCGTGGCCTAG
- a CDS encoding VWA domain-containing protein, with protein MDLERGARAWGVVLGGLALLGLLVPFAAGLGSCTDARLQYEPAEEQVVYDNLLKVEGSICTYPADNVTFPVKILFLLDASASLQCTDPMNIRYTALNEVVQGMLAAPNVHIGAVAFASFSRRLNFTQNAQDITSFLNAPENQNGTATDYQGALATAVQMIEQDMIAVGAAERARSRYIVVMVSDGLPMPTCLPGCEDDIPNCTNGDDDDGDGLADGADPDCANINDNVLHPDNLSGVCNTDPAFRRDRVDPDLFYVDMQGICPAYNQPEQLMARVEDLMALKDAYSSGELSLHSVFLFAPEAVVASRCTAQYAQLLGGDRDTAVAMMQSMSDAGNGIFRDVNTTTGETDFLEFDYTSLESVYWMTEMLAVNQHAVPTVDAMVPDSDMDGIPDLVEDELGTNWLEPDSDVDAAGVPTQDGYRDFFEDRYDSSGFDPVDPNLPSAPCTDTADLDGDGLNGCEENFMGTGPRLPDTDGDRIPDGIELRAGTDPLRDDSQEDPDFDGLSNRDEIRARTMPLVPDMDRYRTSSIRYGLDDLGQHLIPNLLTGELELRRCYDFRVSRIELVPTPLPSDRGLNRILIYAMQEPVQLVGARPITQVACVEAYYQGETTKDPPSGVIELTQEYWDTVAFAFQAQFDAIRDECATNGRRGGLINRMRECMPAKIQVGKYLFTRDELEDLVRKYADPDLIMRIPITASDIFVDLEIFDPDTDCHRPWEISRLQQLLNDLRDECRTCPAVTGG; from the coding sequence ATGGACCTTGAGCGAGGGGCTCGAGCCTGGGGAGTCGTCCTGGGAGGACTGGCCCTGCTCGGTCTCCTCGTGCCCTTCGCCGCCGGGCTGGGCTCCTGCACCGACGCGCGCCTGCAGTACGAGCCGGCCGAGGAGCAGGTGGTCTACGACAACCTGCTGAAGGTCGAGGGCTCGATCTGCACCTACCCGGCGGACAACGTCACCTTCCCGGTGAAGATCCTCTTCCTCCTCGACGCCTCGGCCTCCCTGCAGTGCACCGATCCGATGAACATCCGCTACACCGCGCTCAACGAGGTGGTGCAGGGGATGCTGGCCGCGCCCAACGTCCACATCGGCGCGGTGGCCTTCGCCTCCTTCTCCCGGCGCCTGAACTTCACCCAGAACGCGCAGGACATCACCTCCTTCCTCAACGCTCCGGAGAACCAGAACGGCACCGCCACCGACTACCAGGGCGCGCTGGCCACGGCGGTGCAGATGATCGAGCAGGACATGATCGCGGTGGGCGCGGCCGAGCGGGCGCGCAGCCGCTACATCGTGGTGATGGTCTCCGACGGCCTGCCCATGCCCACCTGCCTGCCGGGCTGCGAGGACGACATCCCGAACTGCACCAACGGCGACGACGACGACGGTGACGGGCTGGCCGACGGCGCCGATCCGGACTGCGCCAACATCAACGACAACGTGCTGCACCCCGACAACCTCTCGGGGGTCTGCAACACCGATCCGGCCTTCCGCCGCGACCGCGTCGATCCCGACCTCTTCTACGTCGACATGCAGGGCATCTGCCCGGCCTACAACCAGCCCGAGCAGCTGATGGCCCGCGTCGAGGATCTGATGGCGCTCAAGGACGCCTACTCCTCGGGTGAGCTCTCCCTCCACAGCGTCTTCCTCTTCGCCCCCGAGGCCGTGGTCGCCAGCCGCTGCACCGCGCAGTACGCGCAGCTCCTCGGCGGCGACCGGGACACCGCTGTGGCGATGATGCAGTCCATGTCCGACGCGGGGAACGGCATCTTCCGGGACGTGAACACGACCACCGGAGAGACCGACTTCCTCGAGTTCGACTACACCTCCCTGGAGAGCGTCTACTGGATGACCGAGATGCTGGCCGTGAACCAGCACGCGGTGCCGACGGTCGACGCCATGGTCCCGGACTCGGACATGGACGGCATCCCCGATCTGGTCGAGGACGAGCTGGGCACCAACTGGCTCGAGCCGGACTCGGACGTCGACGCGGCCGGGGTGCCCACCCAGGACGGCTACCGCGACTTCTTCGAGGATCGCTACGACAGCTCCGGCTTCGACCCGGTCGATCCGAACCTGCCCTCCGCGCCCTGCACCGACACCGCCGATCTCGACGGCGACGGGCTCAACGGCTGCGAGGAGAACTTCATGGGCACCGGGCCCCGGCTGCCCGACACCGACGGCGATCGCATCCCCGACGGCATCGAGCTGCGGGCCGGCACCGATCCGCTGCGGGACGACAGCCAGGAGGACCCCGACTTCGACGGCCTCTCGAACCGGGACGAGATCCGCGCCCGGACGATGCCCCTGGTCCCCGACATGGACCGCTATCGGACCTCCTCGATCCGCTACGGCCTGGACGACCTCGGTCAGCACCTGATCCCCAACCTCCTCACCGGCGAGCTCGAGCTGCGGCGCTGCTACGACTTCCGGGTCAGCCGGATCGAGCTGGTGCCCACGCCGCTGCCCAGCGACCGGGGCCTCAACCGGATCCTGATCTACGCCATGCAGGAGCCGGTGCAGCTGGTGGGCGCGCGGCCGATCACCCAGGTCGCCTGCGTCGAGGCCTACTACCAGGGCGAGACCACCAAGGACCCGCCCAGCGGCGTCATCGAGCTGACCCAGGAGTACTGGGACACGGTGGCCTTCGCCTTCCAGGCCCAGTTCGACGCCATCCGGGACGAGTGCGCCACGAACGGCCGCCGCGGCGGCCTCATCAACCGCATGCGCGAGTGCATGCCGGCGAAGATCCAGGTGGGCAAGTACCTCTTCACCCGGGACGAGCTGGAGGATCTGGTCCGCAAGTACGCCGACCCCGACCTCATCATGCGCATCCCGATCACCGCCTCGGACATCTTCGTGGATCTCGAGATCTTCGATCCCGACACCGACTGCCACCGGCCCTGGGAGATCTCCCGGCTGCAGCAGCTCCTCAACGATCTGCGCGACGAGTGCCGGACCTGCCCCGCGGTGACGGGAGGCTAG
- a CDS encoding VWA domain-containing protein, producing the protein MRKRAARHHVLLLLGLLGFGLGFGCARSTLEKWPPREDTHRDDKLEIDGSLCTREPESLIFPLRVLFIVDGSESMRITDPVDPVTLQTGREMAVEATWQDLLDQGIEGVRIGIMRFSAQAQSYTPVDYDGDTVPDSYFTVDPLQLTSATSQLQDTDRTTNYLNALSEAYFELRTEMLQGDIESLPLSKYVVIFVSDGIPDIDDQESRENSSENILESVLQLRRLAELFHVGDFSFHTAYLSAGQGPALDQPAQQLLRQMAEVGGGSYRSFPNGEEINFLHIDLSIIRRVFTLRTLAVINEMALLDQHQKPDIEMPRFDSLAYVDLDGSGEMDCGEPLVDSDGDGLADHVELRIGSDPFLADTDDDGLSDRVEWDFRMSGRDPLDPDDSKCFVPEPCRDCGADGSCPESPGYPGPDAGEAPWSCGADGLCPADPGYPGPDAGENPGSCGVDGLCPPDPGYPGPDSGEGDGICDCLRDGDRDGVCDCVGDPDQVCMDAAGHDCLDTDLDGWCDCPDLDVDGRCDWEDRDGDRLGDCEEIFFGSASNGTDSDADGLPDTLEVRFRTSPVEADEVGDLDFDLTPNGVEVETATDPLCDDSAFRSEAAYRYRIEELGLQGASTCYDFQVSNITLVPTLQNPAADFPGNGWNRVLVYAGEVAFDDPETFAAYRVACVEASYVADGDYKNPPSGRMTVGGADPAEDLLTNPEAWRGKFVDVRDFDPDLHCLRP; encoded by the coding sequence ATGCGCAAGCGAGCCGCCCGGCATCACGTCCTGCTCCTCCTCGGCCTGCTCGGCTTCGGCCTGGGCTTCGGCTGCGCCCGCTCCACCCTCGAGAAGTGGCCGCCCCGCGAGGACACCCACCGCGACGACAAGCTCGAGATCGACGGCAGCCTCTGCACCCGAGAGCCCGAGAGCCTGATCTTCCCGCTGCGGGTGCTCTTCATCGTCGACGGCTCGGAGTCGATGCGGATCACCGACCCGGTGGATCCGGTCACCCTCCAGACCGGCCGCGAGATGGCGGTGGAGGCGACCTGGCAGGACCTGCTGGACCAGGGCATCGAGGGCGTGCGCATCGGGATCATGCGCTTCTCCGCCCAGGCCCAGAGCTACACGCCGGTGGACTACGACGGCGACACCGTGCCCGACTCCTACTTCACGGTGGACCCCCTGCAGCTCACCTCGGCGACCTCCCAGCTGCAGGACACGGACCGGACCACGAACTACCTCAACGCCCTCTCCGAGGCCTACTTCGAGCTGCGCACCGAGATGCTCCAGGGCGACATCGAGTCGCTGCCCCTCTCGAAGTACGTGGTGATCTTCGTCTCGGACGGCATCCCGGACATCGACGATCAGGAGTCGCGGGAGAACTCCTCCGAGAACATCCTCGAGTCGGTGCTGCAGCTGCGGCGGCTCGCCGAGCTCTTCCACGTCGGCGACTTCTCCTTCCACACCGCCTACCTCTCGGCGGGGCAGGGGCCGGCCCTCGATCAGCCGGCCCAGCAGCTCCTGCGGCAGATGGCCGAGGTCGGCGGCGGCTCCTACCGCTCCTTCCCCAACGGCGAGGAGATCAACTTCCTCCACATCGATCTCTCGATCATCCGGCGGGTCTTCACCCTGCGGACCCTCGCGGTGATCAACGAGATGGCCCTCCTCGATCAGCACCAGAAGCCGGACATCGAGATGCCCCGCTTCGACTCCCTGGCCTACGTGGACCTCGACGGCAGCGGCGAGATGGACTGCGGCGAGCCGCTGGTCGACTCGGACGGCGACGGGCTCGCGGACCACGTCGAGCTGCGCATCGGCTCGGATCCCTTCCTCGCCGACACCGACGACGACGGCCTCTCCGATCGGGTGGAGTGGGACTTCCGGATGTCGGGGCGGGATCCCCTCGATCCCGACGACTCGAAGTGCTTCGTCCCCGAGCCCTGCCGCGACTGCGGGGCCGACGGCTCCTGCCCGGAATCGCCGGGCTACCCGGGTCCGGACGCGGGCGAGGCCCCCTGGTCCTGCGGCGCCGACGGGCTCTGCCCCGCCGACCCCGGCTACCCCGGCCCCGACGCCGGCGAGAACCCCGGCTCCTGCGGGGTGGACGGCCTCTGCCCGCCGGATCCGGGCTACCCCGGCCCCGACTCCGGCGAGGGCGACGGGATCTGCGACTGCCTGCGGGACGGCGACCGCGACGGCGTCTGCGACTGCGTGGGCGACCCCGACCAGGTCTGCATGGACGCCGCCGGCCACGACTGCCTCGACACCGACCTCGACGGCTGGTGCGACTGCCCCGACCTCGACGTGGACGGCCGCTGCGACTGGGAGGACCGCGACGGCGATCGGCTGGGCGACTGCGAGGAGATCTTCTTCGGCTCGGCCAGCAACGGCACCGACTCCGACGCCGACGGGCTGCCCGACACCCTCGAGGTGCGCTTCCGCACCAGCCCGGTGGAGGCGGACGAGGTCGGCGATCTGGACTTCGACCTGACGCCGAACGGGGTCGAGGTCGAGACCGCCACCGATCCCCTCTGCGACGACTCGGCCTTCCGCTCCGAGGCCGCCTACCGGTACCGGATCGAGGAGCTGGGACTGCAGGGCGCGAGCACCTGCTACGACTTCCAGGTCAGCAACATCACCCTGGTCCCCACCCTGCAGAACCCGGCCGCCGACTTCCCCGGGAACGGATGGAACCGGGTGCTCGTCTACGCGGGCGAGGTGGCCTTCGACGATCCCGAGACCTTCGCGGCCTACCGGGTCGCCTGCGTGGAGGCGAGCTACGTCGCCGACGGCGACTACAAGAACCCGCCCTCGGGTCGCATGACGGTCGGCGGCGCCGATCCGGCAGAGGACCTCCTGACCAACCCCGAAGCCTGGAGAGGGAAATTCGTCGATGTGCGCGACTTCGATCCGGACCTGCACTGCCTCCGCCCCTAG